The following coding sequences lie in one Arachis stenosperma cultivar V10309 chromosome 5, arast.V10309.gnm1.PFL2, whole genome shotgun sequence genomic window:
- the LOC130982304 gene encoding probable mannitol dehydrogenase isoform X1 — protein sequence MASQQPEFEHPRKAFGWAARDTSGFLSPFNFSRRETGEKDVAFKVLYCGICHSDLHMVKNEWGNAIYPMVPGHEVAGVVTEVGSKVQKYKVGDKVGVGCMVESCRTCQNCVEDLENYCPKNIFTYGAKYIDGTITYGGYSDSMVVDEHFVIRIPEALPLDAAAPLLCAGITVYSPLRYYGLDKPGLHVGVVGLGGLGHMAVKFAKAFGAKVTVISTSPNKKDEAINILGADSFLLSRDQDQIQAAMETLDGIIDTVSAVHPLVSLIGLLKSHGKLVMVGGPEKPLELPIFPLLKGRKMVAGSLIGGLKETQEMIDFAAKHNVKPEIEVIAIDYVNTAMERLAKADVKYRFVIDIGNTLKPSS from the exons ATGGCATCACAGCAACCTGAATTTGAGCATCCTAGGAAGGCATTCGGATGGGCAGCTAGGGATACTTCTGGTTTTCTCTCTCCTTTCAATTTCTCTAGAAG GGAAACAGGAGAGAAAGACGTGGCATTCAAAGTGTTATACTGCGGAATATGCCACTCAGACCTGCACATGGTGAAAAACGAGTGGGGCAATGCCATATATCCTATGGTCCCTGG GCACGAAGTAGCTGGCGTAGTGACAGAAGTGGGAAGCAAAGTACAAAAATATAAAGTTGGGGACAAAGTGGGTGTGGGATGCATGGTTGAATCATGCCGCACTTGTCAAAACTGTGTTGAAGATCTTGAGAATTATTgcccaaaaaatatttttacatatgGTGCCAAATACATTGATGGTACTATCACATATGGAGGCTACTCTGATTCAATGGTTGTTGATGAACACTTTGTGATTCGCATTCCGGAAGCTTTGCCTCTTGATGCTGCTGCTCCTCTCCTTTGTGCTGGGATCACAGTTTATAGCCCACTTAGATATTATGGGCTTGATAAGCCTGGTTTGCATGTGGGTGTTGTTGGGCTTGGTGGGCTGGGCCATATGGCAGTCAAATTTGCTAAAGCTTTTGGAGCTAAGGTTACCGTCATCAGTACATCACCTAATAAAAAGGACGAAGCAATAAACATTTTGGGCGCTGATTCATTTTTGTTAAGTCGTGACCAAGATCAAATCCAG GCCGCAATGGAAACCTTGGATGGTATTATCGACACAGTATCTGCTGTTCATCCCCTCGTATCTCTTATTGGTTTACTGAAGTCTCATGGAAAATTAGTAATGGTTGGAGGACCAGAAAAACCTTTAGAACTACCAATCTTTCCTTTGCTTAAGG GGAGAAAGATGGTAGCTGGTAGTCTGATTGGAGGGTTGAAGGAAACACAAGAAATGATTGATTTTGCTGCTAAACACAATGTGAAGCCTGAGATTGAAGTAATTGCGATTGACTATGTGAACACTGCAATGGAACGCCTCGCCAAAGCTGATGTGAAGTATCGATTTGTGATTGATATTGGAAACACACTCAAACCAAGCTCTTAA
- the LOC130982304 gene encoding probable mannitol dehydrogenase isoform X2: MASQQPEFEHPRKAFGWAARDTSGFLSPFNFSRRETGEKDVAFKVLYCGICHSDLHMVKNEWGNAIYPMVPGHEVAGVVTEVGSKVQKYKVGDKVGVGCMVESCRTCQNCVEDLENYCPKNIFTYGAKYIDGTITYGGYSDSMVVDEHFVIRIPEALPLDAAAPLLCAGITVYSPLRYYGLDKPGLHVGVVGLGGLGHMAVKFAKAFGAKVTVISTSPNKKDEAINILGADSFLLSRDQDQIQGERW; this comes from the exons ATGGCATCACAGCAACCTGAATTTGAGCATCCTAGGAAGGCATTCGGATGGGCAGCTAGGGATACTTCTGGTTTTCTCTCTCCTTTCAATTTCTCTAGAAG GGAAACAGGAGAGAAAGACGTGGCATTCAAAGTGTTATACTGCGGAATATGCCACTCAGACCTGCACATGGTGAAAAACGAGTGGGGCAATGCCATATATCCTATGGTCCCTGG GCACGAAGTAGCTGGCGTAGTGACAGAAGTGGGAAGCAAAGTACAAAAATATAAAGTTGGGGACAAAGTGGGTGTGGGATGCATGGTTGAATCATGCCGCACTTGTCAAAACTGTGTTGAAGATCTTGAGAATTATTgcccaaaaaatatttttacatatgGTGCCAAATACATTGATGGTACTATCACATATGGAGGCTACTCTGATTCAATGGTTGTTGATGAACACTTTGTGATTCGCATTCCGGAAGCTTTGCCTCTTGATGCTGCTGCTCCTCTCCTTTGTGCTGGGATCACAGTTTATAGCCCACTTAGATATTATGGGCTTGATAAGCCTGGTTTGCATGTGGGTGTTGTTGGGCTTGGTGGGCTGGGCCATATGGCAGTCAAATTTGCTAAAGCTTTTGGAGCTAAGGTTACCGTCATCAGTACATCACCTAATAAAAAGGACGAAGCAATAAACATTTTGGGCGCTGATTCATTTTTGTTAAGTCGTGACCAAGATCAAATCCAG GGAGAAAGATGGTAG
- the LOC130982306 gene encoding 8-hydroxygeraniol dehydrogenase-like, which produces MASPETEHPKKAFGWAARDPSGVLSPFNFSRRETGEQDVAFKVMYCGICHSDLHMLKNEWGNTTFPIVPGHEIAGVVTEVGSKVQNFKVGDKVGVGVLVGSCNSCQGCAANLENFCPKMILTYSAKNKDGTITYGGYSDSMVVDERFAIRIPDNLPLDVAAPLLCAGITVYSPLRYFGLDKPGLHVGVVGLGGLGHVAVKFAKAFGAKVTVISTSPNKHKEAIERLGADSFLLSKDQDQMKAAMYSLDGIIDSVSAVHPLAPLLALLKPNGKLVMVGLPEKPLELPIFSLCTGRKMIAGSSIGGLKETQEMIDFAAKHNVKPEIEVIAMDYVNTAMERLAKADVKYRFVIDIGNTLNATTS; this is translated from the exons ATGGCGTCACCAGAGACGGAGCATCCAAAGAAGGCTTTTGGATGGGCAGCTAGGGACCCTTCTGGGGTTTTATCCCCTTTCAACTTTTCCAGAAG GGAAACTGGAGAGCAAGATGTGGCATTCAAAGTGATGTACTGTGGAATATGTCACTCCGATCTTCACATGTTAAAGAACGAATGGGGCAATACCACTTTCCCTATAGTACCTGG GCATGAGATTGCTGGAGTAGTGACAGAGGTAGGAAGTAAGGTACAAAATTTCAAAGTTGGAGACAAAGTGGGAGTGGGAGTGTTGGTTGGATCCTGCAACTCATGCCAAGGCTGTGCTGCAAATCTTGAAAATTTCTGCCCGAAAATGATCCTAACATACAGTGCCAAGAACAAGGACGGCACCATCACCTACGGAGGCTACTCTGACTCAATGGTAGTCGATGAACGCTTCGCCATTCGCATCCCGGATAACCTTCCACTGGATGTGGCCGCTCCGTTGCTTTGTGCCGGGATCACGGTGTATAGCCCTCTCAGGTATTTCGGACTTGACAAGCCTGGTTTGCACGTCGGTGTGGTTGGTCTTGGTGGATTAGGCCACGTGGCCGTTAAGTTTGCCAAAGCTTTTGGTGCTAAAGTAACTGTCATTAGTACTTCCCCTAACAAACACAAGGAAGCTATTGAACGTTTAGGAGCCGATTCGTTTCTCTTAAGTAAAGACCAAGATCAGATGAAG GCTGCAATGTATAGCTTGGATGGTATTATTGACTCAGTTTCTGCGGTGCATCCTTTGGCTCCATTGTTGGCTCTACTAAAGCCTAATGGAAAACTTGTGATGGTTGGTTTACCCGAAAAGCCTCTGGAGTTGCCAATATTTTCTCTTTGTACGG GAAGAAAGATGATAGCTGGTAGTAGTATTGGAGGGTTGAAGGAGACACAAGAAATGATTGATTTTGCTGCTAAACATAACGTGAAACCTGAGATTGAAGTTATTGCAATGGATTATGTAAACACGGCAATGGAACGCCTCGCAAAAGCAGATGTCAAGTATCGATTTGTTATTGATATCGGAAACACTCTCAATGCCACAACCTCTTAA